A window of Rattus norvegicus strain BN/NHsdMcwi chromosome 14, GRCr8, whole genome shotgun sequence contains these coding sequences:
- the Igfbp3 gene encoding insulin-like growth factor-binding protein 3 precursor — MHPARPALWAAALTALTLLRGPPVARAGAGAVGAGPVVRCEPCDARALAQCAPPPTAPACTELVREPGCGCCLTCALREGDACGVYTERCGTGLRCQPRPAEQYPLKALLNGRGFCANASAASSLSAYLPSQPSPGNTTESEEDHNAGSVESQVVPSTHRVTDSKFHPLHSKMEVIIKGQARDSQRYKVDYESQSTDTQNFSSESKRETEYGPCRREMEDTLNHLKFLNVLSPRGVHIPNCDKKGFYKKKQCRPSKGRKRGFCWCVDKYGQPLPGYDTKGKDDVHCLSVQSQ; from the exons ATGCATCCCGCGCGCCCCGCGCTCTGGGCGGCTGCGCTCACCGCCCTCACTCTGCTCCGCGGACCGCCAGTGGCGCGGGCCGGCGCGGGCGCGGTGGGCGCGGGCCCCGTGGTGCGCTGCGAACCGTGCGACGCGCGTGCGCTGGCCCAGTGCGCGCCTCCGCCCACCGCGCCCGCGTGCACGGAGCTGGTGCGAGAACCCGGCTGCGGCTGCTGCCTGACTTGCGCGCTGCGCGAAGGCGACGCGTGCGGCGTCTACACGGAGCGCTGTGGCACCGGCCTCCGCTGCCAGCCGCGACCGGCCGAGCAGTATCCCCTGAAGGCGCTGCTGAATGGCCGCGGGTTCTGCGCCAACGCCAGCGCCGCCAGCAGCCTGAGTGcctacctcccctcccagccGTCTCCTG gaaACACCACTGAGTCTGAGGAGGACCACAATGCTGGGAGTGTGGAAAGCCAGGTTGTCCCCAGCACACACCGCGTGACTGATTCCAAGTTCCATCCACTCCATTCAAAGATGGAGGTCATCATAAAAGGCCAGGCTAGGGACAGCCAGCGCTACAAAGTTGACTATGAGTCCCAGAGCACAGACACCCAGAACTTCTCCTCCGAGTCTAAGCGGGAGACAGAATAT GGTCCCTGCCGCAGAGAAATGGAGGACACACTGAATCATCTGAAGTTCCTCAATGTGCTGAGTCCCAGGGGCGTCCACATCCCAAACTGTGACAAGAAGGGGTTCTATAAGAAGAAACAG tgtCGCCCTTCCAAAGGCAGAAAGCGGGGCTTCTGCTGGTGCGTGGACAAGTACGGGCAGCCATTGCCAGGCTATGACACCAAGGGGAAAGACGACGTGCATTGCCTCAGCGTGCAGAGCCAGTAG